AAGTATACCACATGAACCAATAGATAATAGTCATGTTCTTACACATGTACCACATTCACATACCGGTAATCCTCCACACTTCACAGATACCTGTCTATTGGCACGTCTCCTTAAGCAAAATTATCCATATGCAAAAGGTAAATGAACTTTGAAGCTAGTAAATCAAATGCTACTAAAAAGCACTGCGAAGTTAAAACGATTGCTGTAATATACTGtcatattttttcagaaatttaTAACCCAGCATCGGAATATTTCCCACACCAAGACCATCCATTAATATCTCAAAGCAGGTATGCAAATAGACTGATCATATTATTCACGTTTTAACAACtttttcagataattttttATCGAAACAGCTTGAGTGAACTTGTGTCATTCAATgctaaaaaatactttcaaatagaataatttaacaaagtgttcattttaatgttgtagCGATGtccacttttattttaaaatataaatttatttgcgCTAGATTCTATTCACCGGTGGCACATACTCCATACCTCGAAGCTCGTGAAATGGACGCACAACGGCGTAAGATACACCCTCAAGATGTGGATATATTGATGAGCTTCTTAGCATCAAAGTAAGTCTGAATACCAattttggtattaaaaataagaaacctgtttcgtttttttttaattccttggTATTCTCTAGGGTTTTGTATTCGGTCTCAATAACCatgttaaattttgtattatttccaCAATAGATCAGATGCGGGCCTTGCTGACCCTCGATCAAATACGACAAGAGAATCAGCCTGTGCTCCTGGAACTGTTCCCTGCCTGGATGGGGATGGTTGTGTAGATGAGAAACAATGGTGTGATGGGAATGTTGACTGCGCCGATGTCAGTGATGAAGCTAGATGCTCTTGCACGTCTAGAGTTGATAGAGCAAGATTTTGCGATGGCTACTACGATTGCCCATTTGGAGAAGATGAAATGGGTTGTTTCGgtaattattttcagtaatattgatccaaaaatatttttcctcgaAAACAAACATGGTGTGTACTTACGCACACGAACCTCTTATACACAAACTACGCAATGCCAGTGTAacatttaggaaaaaaaaaacgtttaatttgatctacaaaaaactaaatttgtcTACAGGATGTGCCGACAACATGTTTAGTTGTGAAGACTTGGAAAACTCTTGCTTCACTAAGGAACAGAGATGTAATAACGTCGTTGACTGTCCCAACCACAAAGATGAAGTCGAATGCAACATGCTGGCACCGAGCCTTCTTAAAAAACcagtaaacaataatatgttactgtataattttatagacAGAACAACCCATAAAGTGCAACTTATCAAATACCTAATAATTACGTAACTTCATTTTGATCTGAATAATTTATTGGTCCATAAACCCtcatatttcgtttttaatactttctaagatgttaaataaattaaaaagaatcatAATTCACAAGAATTCATGCTATAGAAACTTGacagaaataaactttttcatttcCACTTTCTGCGCTCATACATCAAGGCTGGATGACGGATGATGGACAAACCAATTCCACTTCACTGGTCCCCAATACATCTGTATTGCactcagttttattaaaaccgaAGATGTACAGGAATTTTCACTTGATAGATAGACAGTCGAGTACGGagtttttgatttgaaattcGATACCGAAATATTAAGAGCAAGAGCAAATGTTTTCACAAGTAACCCGTTAGACGTTGTTAAACtaacttaaagttttaatttaatgtattattttcagcTGTTTTCTGTTTCGAATACTGAAGGATTTTTGCATAGGAATTTTAAGGGTGATTGGTACGCAGTTTGTAAAAATCCCTACATGTGGGCTCATGATGCGTGCCGCCGAGAAACTGGTTTAATCATAAGGTAAtattgtaaagttatttttttaaataaaaaagtaaaaaatgccGTCAGTTTATGTAAAACCCAAAATGTTTTTTCAGGCCACCTTTCATTCAAGTTGTTCCAATAGATCCGATGTTGAAGATAAACTATTTGAATACGGATCCAGGCGGATTGATTCAAACTAGTGACACGTGTATGAATTCGTCAGCTGTTTATGTAACTTGTCCAGATCTATTGTGTGGGACGAGAGTGCAGTCTACTACACAGTTATTAAGAGAGGTAACATAGCACATACTATATATACTCGTATAATAGCTTTAGGGTAAATTTGAAAATTGCATTATTGTAATAGTACCGTTATTTAAGTGACGTTACATTAAcgattgattatttaaatgccATAAAGTCGTAGTAATCATGTGTCCGTATCCAattaatactttgttttatttttctgtgattTTTGGTATTCTTAAAACGAAATGTACCATTAGTgcagtaaagtaaaaatatagtcaatttaaattgaactttgttctttattttagaACGCCGCTATTGAAAACCGTCTGTTCGGACGAAACAAACGATTCCTTTTAACGAACCATCCTTATCCTTTGATGTTTTACGGAAACCGCTTTAAAAGGAACGTAGACGAACCCAGCACTAAGACAAATTTCGAAATTAAATTCGATACACTGAAAAAGGAATTTCTTGACACAATGAGGAACAAAAGAACGGAGAGCAGGGTGGTGGGAGGCAAACCAAGTCAGCCGGCAGCCTGGCCTTGGATGGTGGCTGTGTACAGAAACGGCATGTTTCATTGCGGTGGAGTCGTTATTACTCATAGCTGGATAATATCTGCCGCTCACTGTGTACATAAGTAAGAAAATCTGACTTTCCTTTATTAATGTCtaacttaaaattcaaacaaactAAGCTGAAATGGAAAAATTAACCATAAAtgctcaaaattaaaatactatgaCGCTAATCGTTGCAAGGAAGAGACAAGTAGttctcaataatttaaaatttttacttCACATCTTTTTCGTGAGTAATTTGAGTGTTGAAAGttacttgaaaatattacttatagaTTTTGGGAGCACTACTACGAAGTCCAAGTGGGAATGCTCCGTCGTTTTTCATTTTCACCGCAAGAACAAAGTCACAAAGTGACCCACATCATTTTCAATCCACACTACAGTCAAAGTGACATGAAAAATGATCTTTCCCTATTGAGAGTTGAACCTGCCATTCAGTTCAGTCGCTGGGTTCGACCTATATGTTTGCCAAGTCCTGATACCGCGGGTCAAGATTGGCTTTGGGGACCTGCTCCAGGTACAATGTGTACGGCTGTTGGTTGGGGAGCTACTAAGGAACACGGACCCGATCGTGAGTATACACTTACATGAgctggttaaaaaaaaatgagtgagGTTCAACAGACAGTTCAAATTACACTTAGtaacatcataaatatttttagctgaTCATATGCGCGAAGTAGAAGTACCTATTTGGGAAACCTGCAAGCATCGAGAAGACCGAGCAGGTAATGAAATCTGTGCTGGTTTGAATGAAGGAGGCAAAGATGCATGCCAGGTAAAATTCAGATATATCAGTGTTTTTCTAATATAgttttttaacaatatcaaatattttattcattaaattagtATTCAATTAACTTAGACGAGATCTTGCCTGTTGCTTACAGGGTGACAGTGGAGGACCGCTTTTATGCAGAAATCCTTTGAATTCCCAACAATGGTATATGGCAGGCATCGTAAGTCATGGAGACGGATGCGGTCGTAAAGGCGAACCCGGTGTTTATACTCGCGTCAGCCTCTTTGTAAAGTGGATCAAATATCACATCAGTAAGTCAActcataaatagttttatttgatataattatgtaggaATTGAGgcctatatttattaaaaatattttgttttagtgtcCAAATCATTGCCGATTGTTCAACCTGTTCAAGAATGTCCTGGTTTTAAATGCGAGTCaggtatttcaaaatgtttgccTAATAAAAGGAAGTGTGACAGAATAGTTGATTGTCTTGACGGTGAAGATGAGAAACAATGCAAATTTACTAGAACAGTTTCTACAATAACCGATAACATCTTCTTGACTCCAAAACCTAGTTTTGACAATGATTTCCTAGAAAGCAAGAACGCACAAGTAGGCACAACTATATCGCCAAGTATAGCTTCTGAATTTGAAGAACTGATAAAATCAACCAACATATTAAAAGAACTCGAGACCTCTACATCTCAACCAAAACACGATGATGGTACCACGCCTGCTAATCAAAATGATGATTTTATAGATGAAACAAAAGGATCTGTGGATCCAATGGACACAATAAAAGATTATGATGATTTTACTAATGAAGCAACAGAATCTGTTGATCGAATGgatgaaacaaaagaatctgTAGATGCAATTAGTAGAGCAACAGATTCTGATGAtcaaattgataaaacaatagaatttatgGATACAATTGATAAAACAACAGACCCAGTCGTTCAAATTGATGAAACTAAAGAATCTGTGGatacaatacataaaacatcAGAATCTGCTGATCCCTTTAATGACGTAAAAGAATCCATAGAAATGATTAAGACAACAACAGAATCAGTCTATCCAACTAGTGAAACCCCAGAAACTATTCATCCTGATGATGACATAAAAGGATTCATTGACACAAATCAACGTGAAAGTAAACCTAGTGAAGAATTAGGTACTGCAAATCCAAACTTAGAGAACTCATCAACTATAAACAGTGTAACGTCCATAAGTTCTGAGGCAAGTTTCGGAGGTTCTaatgaaaatgttacagaagATCCGAACGTTTCGCCGATTACTGAAGTAGAATCCGTAAATCGTGGAGATACAGATATAATATCCGTGGTTATATCTAAAGAGTCGCTAGAGTCACGGTCAGCAGTATTAGGACACGGAACAGGTACAACAACGGATTTTCCTACAACgtctaaaaacaatttcaaagaaaaaagtgTTACTTCCACCATATTTAGTGATGATTTCAAGACCACAACGACTGATTCTTCAAGTGAGACTTCCAAAGAGTCTTTAGAAAGCCATGAAGATACCACTccattaagtataaataaagatCTAATAGTAGATAGTCCCACAAAAAGTCTAGAATCAGATGACAAAGAGCTTATTATAGAACTACTCCCTAAAAATTTAGACATGGCTGACCAAATTGGCGCAGCATCTGAACATACTGTTCAAGTACAAAATATATCTTTGAGTAATCCTCATAGTGACAAAGGCCACCACGATCTATCGAATGATAAACTACGTGACTTTCAAGTTAAAAGTGATATGATTAATAAGATCGTTCTATCTGAACCCGAACCAGCTAAAGTAAGAAGAAAACATCGTATACCTAAGGAGTTTGAATGTCGTAGGTAAGTTGGGAAGACTGGATTTGTTATTTTGTACTAAGAGGTGCTAAAATAAGAGATTCTATTTTTACAGAATATTCCAAACAATATCTTATCATCAACGATGTGATCGAAAAGCTGATTGTGAAGATGGTACCGATGAACTTGACTGTACATGTGTTGATTATTTGTCTACTTTTGATGAGAAACTAATTTGTGATGGAGTTTTTGACTGTGCAGATGGCCAAGATGAAGCCGATTGTTGTGAGTAAATAGTAAAGTAGCCAAGTcctaattttaaagaaaattaaattatgtacttCGTTACGAAAGTACGTGTATGACATGTGTGAAACAGTTTAGTGTAAAAAGTTACCAAATAATCGATTTTACAGACAGCTGTGCAGAAGATAAATACTTGTGTCAAAAAAGCCAAATGTGTTTGCCTAAAGAACTTGTGTGTGATGGAAAACAAAACTGTCCTCACGGTGAGGATGAATTAGATTGctgtaagtatattataaattatattgtaaataaataaatatttaatgtatttgttaagTTTTGCCTGAAATAAATGTGACATGATGGCGTCATAACTTTGGGTTTcgaattaaacattttcttgtttttccAGTCGCTTTAACCAATGGAAATGAAATGGTATTCAACTTAGATGGTAGACCAGCAATAAACTTGGAAGGTTATCTAACGAAAAGACACTTAAATGATTGGCATATTGTATGCGATCCTACATTATCGCTAGAGCAGCAAGATCAGGCTGCGACTCATATCTGCCGGTATTTAGGTTTcaggtaaaaaaacaaaaattacatataCTGCTCGATAGCTAGtcaatttagtttaattttattaatatattcgtATTATGATTATGTTACAGTTCCGCCAATAAATATTTAGTGAAATACATAAACGTCAAAGAAGATGAACTAATAGCGCGCAGTTTGGATATTAATAACAGACGTAAGCGAGACGCCGTAGGACGAATGCCCATACACTTTGCTTACAGACAAGAAATGGGCGAAGACAATACTGCAAGACACGCTATTATAGACGATCCTcaagttataaaagaaaaatgtgtacCAAACATAACAAAAACTTGTAAATCGTTATACGTGTATTGTGATCACACACTTTTTACTCATTTCGATGATTCCGAAAATGCTTTTAGACGAGATTCGCACCCAGTTATTGAACAAGTTTGGCCATGGATAGCTAAAGTGTTTATAGAGGGTGAATATAGATGTACAGGAGTGTTGGTTGATTTATCATGGGTTCTAGTAAGTGAGTCTTGTCTTTGGGATGCAACGTAAGTATATAATACtgaaaaattgtaaattgcT
This region of Trichoplusia ni isolate ovarian cell line Hi5 chromosome 14, tn1, whole genome shotgun sequence genomic DNA includes:
- the LOC113500587 gene encoding serine protease nudel isoform X1; protein product: MKMTSENIKKERFDQLGLPPMELAESTIINRNNEGVYRCLFPTLQKIMVMMLLTIFGVGTYMLLLKISENYDSTRNTGIIVITGNQETPNVTVHNIEILIRKSNSTIPVKIRKKRHTSSGSSQSFSSSIENDESETNFNDEQLQKARELILKHDMLCNKDNKQEICKDLVTKLKSITKENRSPARDSFEVKQNDKNALNSEDTEETDVPPTDISKREASPITNLDSIFESVRSIPHEPIDNSHVLTHVPHSHTGNPPHFTDTCLLARLLKQNYPYAKEIYNPASEYFPHQDHPLISQSRFYSPVAHTPYLEAREMDAQRRKIHPQDVDILMSFLASKSDAGLADPRSNTTRESACAPGTVPCLDGDGCVDEKQWCDGNVDCADVSDEARCSCTSRVDRARFCDGYYDCPFGEDEMGCFGCADNMFSCEDLENSCFTKEQRCNNVVDCPNHKDEVECNMLAPSLLKKPLFSVSNTEGFLHRNFKGDWYAVCKNPYMWAHDACRRETGLIIRPPFIQVVPIDPMLKINYLNTDPGGLIQTSDTCMNSSAVYVTCPDLLCGTRVQSTTQLLRENAAIENRLFGRNKRFLLTNHPYPLMFYGNRFKRNVDEPSTKTNFEIKFDTLKKEFLDTMRNKRTESRVVGGKPSQPAAWPWMVAVYRNGMFHCGGVVITHSWIISAAHCVHKFWEHYYEVQVGMLRRFSFSPQEQSHKVTHIIFNPHYSQSDMKNDLSLLRVEPAIQFSRWVRPICLPSPDTAGQDWLWGPAPGTMCTAVGWGATKEHGPDPDHMREVEVPIWETCKHREDRAGNEICAGLNEGGKDACQGDSGGPLLCRNPLNSQQWYMAGIVSHGDGCGRKGEPGVYTRVSLFVKWIKYHIMSKSLPIVQPVQECPGFKCESGISKCLPNKRKCDRIVDCLDGEDEKQCKFTRTVSTITDNIFLTPKPSFDNDFLESKNAQVGTTISPSIASEFEELIKSTNILKELETSTSQPKHDDGTTPANQNDDFIDETKGSVDPMDTIKDYDDFTNEATESVDRMDETKESVDAISRATDSDDQIDKTIEFMDTIDKTTDPVVQIDETKESVDTIHKTSESADPFNDVKESIEMIKTTTESVYPTSETPETIHPDDDIKGFIDTNQRESKPSEELGTANPNLENSSTINSVTSISSEASFGGSNENVTEDPNVSPITEVESVNRGDTDIISVVISKESLESRSAVLGHGTGTTTDFPTTSKNNFKEKSVTSTIFSDDFKTTTTDSSSETSKESLESHEDTTPLSINKDLIVDSPTKSLESDDKELIIELLPKNLDMADQIGAASEHTVQVQNISLSNPHSDKGHHDLSNDKLRDFQVKSDMINKIVLSEPEPAKVRRKHRIPKEFECRRIFQTISYHQRCDRKADCEDGTDELDCTCVDYLSTFDEKLICDGVFDCADGQDEADCYSCAEDKYLCQKSQMCLPKELVCDGKQNCPHGEDELDCFALTNGNEMVFNLDGRPAINLEGYLTKRHLNDWHIVCDPTLSLEQQDQAATHICRYLGFSSANKYLVKYINVKEDELIARSLDINNRRKRDAVGRMPIHFAYRQEMGEDNTARHAIIDDPQVIKEKCVPNITKTCKSLYVYCDHTLFTHFDDSENAFRRDSHPVIEQVWPWIAKVFIEGEYRCTGVLVDLSWVLVSESCLWDATNHFRLSHHYTTVVLGSHRTLDSVNSMHEQVYQVDAKRNIYRSKASLLHLKQPAIYSNVVKPMAVSSSYFNTDHKSTCVAVGQDDKNNTLSVLLEETIRNCHPSNRCFVRKSDRSVCPPEVTTNRHWAGVVSCHTEQGWHPAATFVDGRGECDFGDQINGTDVEYLKNEMKNGEIKGMTSLDGGENCEGIRCSRGRCIPILQVCDGVKHCEDAKDESEEACYKKYKMCDREPYHKGCECSVGQMKCRNGKCISKELFKDGNNDCGDGTDEPGQTTCSDYLARVMPSRLCDGVLHCADRSDEDPVYCKCFAKKSHSCRTRTNDEYCVSPDVVCDGVRDCPNGEDEQACIALTKPQEFPPGTGQVIVRSHGVWYTKCYPTQNHTKSELEKICSELGFISGHAKQIHDLDNFIVDLHNDIIIDTFSDVSLNKNTTLKMRNTEEPIAKAVFNSDLKDCYPVIVECL
- the LOC113500587 gene encoding serine protease nudel isoform X2, with the protein product MTSENIKKERFDQLGLPPMELAESTIINRNNEGVYRCLFPTLQKIMVMMLLTIFGVGTYMLLLKISENYDSTRNTGIIVITGNQETPNVTVHNIEILIRKSNSTIPVKIRKKRHTSSGSSQSFSSSIENDESETNFNDEQLQKARELILKHDMLCNKDNKQEICKDLVTKLKSITKENRSPARDSFEVKQNDKNALNSEDTEETDVPPTDISKREASPITNLDSIFESVRSIPHEPIDNSHVLTHVPHSHTGNPPHFTDTCLLARLLKQNYPYAKEIYNPASEYFPHQDHPLISQSRFYSPVAHTPYLEAREMDAQRRKIHPQDVDILMSFLASKSDAGLADPRSNTTRESACAPGTVPCLDGDGCVDEKQWCDGNVDCADVSDEARCSCTSRVDRARFCDGYYDCPFGEDEMGCFGCADNMFSCEDLENSCFTKEQRCNNVVDCPNHKDEVECNMLAPSLLKKPLFSVSNTEGFLHRNFKGDWYAVCKNPYMWAHDACRRETGLIIRPPFIQVVPIDPMLKINYLNTDPGGLIQTSDTCMNSSAVYVTCPDLLCGTRVQSTTQLLRENAAIENRLFGRNKRFLLTNHPYPLMFYGNRFKRNVDEPSTKTNFEIKFDTLKKEFLDTMRNKRTESRVVGGKPSQPAAWPWMVAVYRNGMFHCGGVVITHSWIISAAHCVHKFWEHYYEVQVGMLRRFSFSPQEQSHKVTHIIFNPHYSQSDMKNDLSLLRVEPAIQFSRWVRPICLPSPDTAGQDWLWGPAPGTMCTAVGWGATKEHGPDPDHMREVEVPIWETCKHREDRAGNEICAGLNEGGKDACQGDSGGPLLCRNPLNSQQWYMAGIVSHGDGCGRKGEPGVYTRVSLFVKWIKYHIMSKSLPIVQPVQECPGFKCESGISKCLPNKRKCDRIVDCLDGEDEKQCKFTRTVSTITDNIFLTPKPSFDNDFLESKNAQVGTTISPSIASEFEELIKSTNILKELETSTSQPKHDDGTTPANQNDDFIDETKGSVDPMDTIKDYDDFTNEATESVDRMDETKESVDAISRATDSDDQIDKTIEFMDTIDKTTDPVVQIDETKESVDTIHKTSESADPFNDVKESIEMIKTTTESVYPTSETPETIHPDDDIKGFIDTNQRESKPSEELGTANPNLENSSTINSVTSISSEASFGGSNENVTEDPNVSPITEVESVNRGDTDIISVVISKESLESRSAVLGHGTGTTTDFPTTSKNNFKEKSVTSTIFSDDFKTTTTDSSSETSKESLESHEDTTPLSINKDLIVDSPTKSLESDDKELIIELLPKNLDMADQIGAASEHTVQVQNISLSNPHSDKGHHDLSNDKLRDFQVKSDMINKIVLSEPEPAKVRRKHRIPKEFECRRIFQTISYHQRCDRKADCEDGTDELDCTCVDYLSTFDEKLICDGVFDCADGQDEADCYSCAEDKYLCQKSQMCLPKELVCDGKQNCPHGEDELDCFALTNGNEMVFNLDGRPAINLEGYLTKRHLNDWHIVCDPTLSLEQQDQAATHICRYLGFSSANKYLVKYINVKEDELIARSLDINNRRKRDAVGRMPIHFAYRQEMGEDNTARHAIIDDPQVIKEKCVPNITKTCKSLYVYCDHTLFTHFDDSENAFRRDSHPVIEQVWPWIAKVFIEGEYRCTGVLVDLSWVLVSESCLWDATNHFRLSHHYTTVVLGSHRTLDSVNSMHEQVYQVDAKRNIYRSKASLLHLKQPAIYSNVVKPMAVSSSYFNTDHKSTCVAVGQDDKNNTLSVLLEETIRNCHPSNRCFVRKSDRSVCPPEVTTNRHWAGVVSCHTEQGWHPAATFVDGRGECDFGDQINGTDVEYLKNEMKNGEIKGMTSLDGGENCEGIRCSRGRCIPILQVCDGVKHCEDAKDESEEACYKKYKMCDREPYHKGCECSVGQMKCRNGKCISKELFKDGNNDCGDGTDEPGQTTCSDYLARVMPSRLCDGVLHCADRSDEDPVYCKCFAKKSHSCRTRTNDEYCVSPDVVCDGVRDCPNGEDEQACIALTKPQEFPPGTGQVIVRSHGVWYTKCYPTQNHTKSELEKICSELGFISGHAKQIHDLDNFIVDLHNDIIIDTFSDVSLNKNTTLKMRNTEEPIAKAVFNSDLKDCYPVIVECL
- the LOC113500587 gene encoding serine protease nudel isoform X3; the encoded protein is MKMTSENIKKERFDQLGLPPMELAESTIINRNNEGVYRCLFPTLQKIMVMMLLTIFGVGTYMLLLKISENYDSTRNTGIIVITGNQETPNVTVHNIEILIRKSNSTIPVKIRKKRHTSSGSSQSFSSSIENDESETNFNDEQLQKARELILKHDMLCNKDNKQEICKDLVTKLKSITKENRSPARDSFEVKQNDKNALNSEDTEETDVPPTDISKREASPITNLDSIFESVRSIPHEPIDNSHVLTHVPHSHTGNPPHFTDTCLLARLLKQNYPYAKEIYNPASEYFPHQDHPLISQSRFYSPVAHTPYLEAREMDAQRRKIHPQDVDILMSFLASKSDAGLADPRSNTTRESACAPGTVPCLDGDGCVDEKQWCDGNVDCADVSDEARCSCTSRVDRARFCDGYYDCPFGEDEMGCFGCADNMFSCEDLENSCFTKEQRCNNVVDCPNHKDEVECNMLAPSLLKKPLFSVSNTEGFLHRNFKGDWYAVCKNPYMWAHDACRRETGLIIRPPFIQVVPIDPMLKINYLNTDPGGLIQTSDTCMNSSAVYVTCPDLLCGTRVQSTTQLLRENAAIENRLFGRNKRFLLTNHPYPLMFYGNRFKRNVDEPSTKTNFEIKFDTLKKEFLDTMRNKRTESRVVGGKPSQPAAWPWMVAVYRNGMFHCGGVVITHSWIISAAHCVHKFWEHYYEVQVGMLRRFSFSPQEQSHKVTHIIFNPHYSQSDMKNDLSLLRVEPAIQFSRWVRPICLPSPDTAGQDWLWGPAPGTMCTAVGWGATKEHGPDPDHMREVEVPIWETCKHREDRAGNEICAGLNEGGKDACQGDSGGPLLCRNPLNSQQWYMAGIVSHGDGCGRKGEPGVYTRVSLFVKWIKYHIMSKSLPIVQPVQECPGFKCESGISKCLPNKRKCDRIVDCLDGEDEKQCKFTRTVSTITDNIFLTPKPSFDNDFLESKNAQVGTTISPSIASEFEELIKSTNILKELETSTSQPKHDDGTTPANQNDDFIDETKGSVDPMDTIKDYDDFTNEATESVDRMDETKESVDAISRATDSDDQIDKTIEFMDTIDKTTDPVVQIDETKESVDTIHKTSESADPFNDVKESIEMIKTTTESVYPTSETPETIHPDDDIKGFIDTNQRESKPSEELGTANPNLENSSTINSVTSISSEASFGGSNENVTEDPNVSPITEVESVNRGDTDIISVVISKESLESRSAVLGHGTGTTTDFPTTSKNNFKEKSVTSTIFSDDFKTTTTDSSSETSKESLESHEDTTPLSINKDLIVDSPTKSLESDDKELIIELLPKNLDMADQIGAASEHTVQVQNISLSNPHSDKGHHDLSNDKLRDFQVKSDMINKIVLSEPEPAKVRRKHRIPKEFECRRIFQTISYHQRCDRKADCEDGTDELDCTCVDYLSTFDEKLICDGVFDCADGQDEADCYSCAEDKYLCQKSQMCLPKELVCDGKQNCPHGEDELDCFALTNGNEMVFNLDGRPAINLEGYLTKRHLNDWHIVCDPTLSLEQQDQAATHICRYLGFSSANKYLVKYINVKEDELIARSLDINNRRKRDAVGRMPIHFAYRQEMGEDNTARHAIIDDPQVIKEKCVPNITKTCKSLYVYCDHTLFTHFDDSENAFRRDSHPVIEQVWPWIAKVFIEGEYRCTGVLVDLSWVLVSESCLWDATLSHHYTTVVLGSHRTLDSVNSMHEQVYQVDAKRNIYRSKASLLHLKQPAIYSNVVKPMAVSSSYFNTDHKSTCVAVGQDDKNNTLSVLLEETIRNCHPSNRCFVRKSDRSVCPPEVTTNRHWAGVVSCHTEQGWHPAATFVDGRGECDFGDQINGTDVEYLKNEMKNGEIKGMTSLDGGENCEGIRCSRGRCIPILQVCDGVKHCEDAKDESEEACYKKYKMCDREPYHKGCECSVGQMKCRNGKCISKELFKDGNNDCGDGTDEPGQTTCSDYLARVMPSRLCDGVLHCADRSDEDPVYCKCFAKKSHSCRTRTNDEYCVSPDVVCDGVRDCPNGEDEQACIALTKPQEFPPGTGQVIVRSHGVWYTKCYPTQNHTKSELEKICSELGFISGHAKQIHDLDNFIVDLHNDIIIDTFSDVSLNKNTTLKMRNTEEPIAKAVFNSDLKDCYPVIVECL